The segment AGCGTCTCCGGCGACATGAGGGTCAGCTCGAACTCGCCGCCCCGCGGCAGCAGCTCCGGCGGCACCCCCAGCGGCGCGCCGGGACACCGTTTCACGCGGTCCAGCGTGCCGCCCATCTCGTGGGAGACGACGGCGGAGCTGGTGGACACGCCGTCCACGATCCCCGCGCGCATGAGCCCCGCCAGCAGCGTGGTCACGCCCTCGTGGATGTTCGGGCCGCTGCCCGTGACCACGGCCACCTTCCCGCCACGCTCCTTGGCCGCGGCGATGCGTGCCACGGCCTCGTCTATGCGGGCGAGGGTGGCCTCCTCCAGGCGCTCCCGGCAGAGCGCCGCAACGGCGGCGTGCTCAGACTTCATGGCCTTCCCTTTCCCGGAGCATGCGCCCCGCGCGTTCCAAGTCCTCCGGCGTGTCCACGCTGAACCCGTGGAACGCCCGGTCGGGCGCGCGCGACACCCCCACGCGCACCCGCACCCCGTGCTCCAGCCAGCGGAGCTGCTCCAAAGACTCCACGCGCTCCAGCACGGTGGGCGCGAGGGTGGTCAAACGCATCAGCGCGTCCCTGCGGTAGGCGTAGATGCCCGCGTGCTCATACACCGTGTGGGGCACCGCCTCGCGCGGGTACGGCAGCAGGGACCGCGAAAAGTAGAGGGCGTAGCCCCGCAGGTCCGTCACCACCTTCACCACCGCCGGGTCGCGCAGGTCCTCCTCGCGCTCCACGGGGAACATGAGCGTCGCCACCTCCGCCGCCGGGTCCTCCAGCAGCAGCTCCGCCGCCTGCCCGATCATCTCCGGATGCACAAACGGCTGGTCGCCCTGGATGTTCACCACAATGTCCGCGTCCAGCGCGGCCGCCGCCTCCGCGATGCGGTCCGTGCCGCTGGGGTGGTCCGCCCGCGTCATCACCGCGCGCCCGCCAAACGCCAGCACCGCGTCGCGCACCCGCGCGTCGTCCACCGCCGCGCACACCTCCGACAGGAGCGCGCAGCGCGCGGCGCATTCGCAGACCCGCTGGATCATGGGCTTGCCCCCGATGAGGGCCAGGGGCTTGCCGGGCAGCCTGCTGGACCCGTACCGCGCGGGGATGATGCCGGCGACTTTTTCCGCGGCCATGGGAGGGGCCTCCTATCGGGGTTGACACCCGGGACCAAATAATACTACTATTTGGACATGGGCGCAAGAACTTCCTCCCCCGATGACACCCTGGCCGGCGTCCTCGCCGACCGCATCCACACCGACATCGTGGCGTCGGGGCTCCAGGCGGGCGACCTGTTCATGACCCTGGACGAGGTGGCGGCCCGCTACGGCGCGTCGCGCACCGTGACGCGCGAGGCCCTGAGCCGCCTGCGCGCCCTGGGGGTGATCGAGGGCCGCCAGCGGCGCGGCGTGCTGGTGGCGCGGCCGGACCCGGTGGCGATGGCGGAGCGGTGGGTGCCCCTGTACTGCCGCCGGGCAAACCGGCGGGATTTTGCCGTGCTGGCGGAGCTGCGCTATGTGCTGGAGACGGGGGCGGTGGGGTTGGCGGTCGCGCGGGCGACGGCGGGGCAGCGCACGCGGCTGGCGGCGCTCGCGGCGGACTTCGAGGCGGAGGCCGCGCACGCGGGCCACACCCCGGCGGCGGACGCGGTGGACCTGGCCTTCCATGCGCTGCTGCTGGAGATGGCGGGCAACCCGCTGCTGTCGGGGATGCACCGCGTGCTGGGGGAGTATTTCGCGGCGTCGGCGGAGTTTGACCCGCAGCCCAACGCGGACGCGGCGATCCGCGACCACCACGCGCTGGCGCGGGCGGTGTCCAAAGGCGACGCAGGCAGGGTCCGCGCCCTGCTGGAAAAGCATCTGATGTCCACCCTGAACCGGGAACCCGCTGAAAAGGAGCCCCGCCCATGACCCTTCGAACCCTGGCCGCCTGCGCGGTCCTGCTGGCGTCCGCCGCGTCCGCCGAACCGTTCTGTCAGTCTGAGCTCGTTTTCCCCCTCCAGCCGCAGCACGCGCATTCGTCCACCCTGGCGGAGTGTCCCAACGGCGACCTCCTCGCCTGCTGGTTCCAGGGGTCCGGCGAGCGCACCGCGAAGGACGTGGCGCTGTTCGGCGCGCGCCTGCGGAAGGGGGAGAGCGCCTGGAGCGCGCCCTTCCCCATGGCCGACACCCCGGACTTCCCCGACTGCAACCCCGTGCTGTTCGTGGACGCCCACGGCGACCTGCGCCTGTTCTGGATCGCCGTGCTTTCGGAGCGGTGGGAGGACTCCCTGC is part of the Candidatus Hydrogenedentota bacterium genome and harbors:
- the kdsB gene encoding 3-deoxy-manno-octulosonate cytidylyltransferase translates to MAAEKVAGIIPARYGSSRLPGKPLALIGGKPMIQRVCECAARCALLSEVCAAVDDARVRDAVLAFGGRAVMTRADHPSGTDRIAEAAAALDADIVVNIQGDQPFVHPEMIGQAAELLLEDPAAEVATLMFPVEREEDLRDPAVVKVVTDLRGYALYFSRSLLPYPREAVPHTVYEHAGIYAYRRDALMRLTTLAPTVLERVESLEQLRWLEHGVRVRVGVSRAPDRAFHGFSVDTPEDLERAGRMLREREGHEV
- a CDS encoding FadR family transcriptional regulator, with the translated sequence MGARTSSPDDTLAGVLADRIHTDIVASGLQAGDLFMTLDEVAARYGASRTVTREALSRLRALGVIEGRQRRGVLVARPDPVAMAERWVPLYCRRANRRDFAVLAELRYVLETGAVGLAVARATAGQRTRLAALAADFEAEAAHAGHTPAADAVDLAFHALLLEMAGNPLLSGMHRVLGEYFAASAEFDPQPNADAAIRDHHALARAVSKGDAGRVRALLEKHLMSTLNREPAEKEPRP